The Alosa alosa isolate M-15738 ecotype Scorff River chromosome 9, AALO_Geno_1.1, whole genome shotgun sequence genome includes a region encoding these proteins:
- the LOC125301236 gene encoding torsin-1A-interacting protein 2-like isoform X13, which translates to MQDSSHSNEGLDGKALETNEQKTSVGGKDGESTEDGSLDLSSSIAVKSTPSDSNGDSTAEDLRHSGKVEVNEAGDAAIGIGGGVEKAGGVEKAGGVEKAGGVEKAGGVEKAGGVEKAGGVEKAGGVEQDTAGAGGAAATADAGDQEEHATEGGKHADTAVHNDATWLTSLLKTVDAETVCEDAEEPLSVPAGPETEAGGDTAIEPTDENIAAADAAREGGTEATAVDAGAEADAAIQSEDASDKIKIKTETPPAGAVPTAGCDTGMKTSLKGDAELRKKTQAKVQERTQTTQTTEVEETDQRALPETKSTLHVPVGLAIGAVFIAIAVAALCYRPAAESRKPTLNRVEVFQEEMVKVEQSFRNQRSELWRRSRIHLQRHLNSTKPSEPVSLILVGGRKAERTLKCLAVRLAEAFSSSLNGSVLQVDGSSLANMDHDKVKLDLDNQLKEAFMGDKPAAVIHRLEELPPSSTLIFYRYCDHENAAYKDPFLAFTMLLPQDAVDPGFSMSQVEDMAHSHLHQKYLTSDQPDTFDRMDVDKLSGLWSRISHLILPVNMEEHMEKGGCDRK; encoded by the exons ATGCAGGACTCCAGTCACTCTAATGAAG GCCTGGATGGAAAGGCACTGGAGACCAATGAGCAGAAGACAAGTGTAGgaggaaaagatggagagagcacTGAAGATGGATCATTAGATCTTTCATCCTCCATTGCAGTgaaatcaacaccatcag ACTCAAATGGGGATTCAACAGCAGAGGACCTGAGACATTCGGGCAAAGTTGAAGTAAATGAG GCAGGAGATGCAGCAATTGGAATAGGAGGAGGAGTTGAGAAAGCTGGAGGAGTTGAGAAAGCTGGAGGAGTTGAGAAAGCTGGAGGAGTTGAGAAAGCTGGAGGAGTTGAGAAAGCTGGAGGAGTTGAGAAAGCTGGAGGAGTTGAGAAAGCTGGAGGAGTTGAGCAAGACACAGCAGGAGCCGGAGGGGCTGCTGCAACAGCAGACGCAGGAGATCAAGAAGAACATGCAACAGAAGGTGGAAAGCATGCAGACACAGCTGTGCACAACGATG CCACATGGCTGACTTCTCTCCTGAAAACAGTAGATGCAGAAACTGTGTGTGAAGATGCAGAAGAGCCACTTTCAGTGCCTGCTGGACCAGAAACAGAAGCAGGAGGCGACACTGCCATAG AACCAACAGATGAAAACATTGCAGCTGCAGATGCAGCACGCGAAGGAGGGACAGAGGCCACAGCTGTGGATGCTGGAGCAGAAG CAGATGCAGCAATTCAAAGTGAAGATGCAtcagacaaaataaaaataaaaacagagacCCCTCCTGCAGGAGCAGTACCAACAGCAGGATGTGACACTGGTATGAAGACAAGCCTAAAAG GTGATGCCGAACTGAGAAAAAAAACCCAGGCTAAGGTGCAGGAAagaacacagacaacacaaacaacagaaGTGGAAGAGACCGATCAGAGAGCTCTTCCAGAAACAAAATCAACACTACACG TACCGGTGGGGCTGGCTATAGGAGCCGTGTTCATAGCGATCGCTGTGGCGGCACTGTGTTACCGGCCTGCTGCTGAGTCAAGAAAGCCAACCCTGAACAGAGTGGAAGTGTTCCAGGAGGAGATGGTGAAGGTTGAGCAGAGCTTCCGCAATCAGCGGTCAGAGCTTTGGCGGCGCAGCCGCATACACCTCCAGCGCCACCTGAATTCCACCAAGCCCAGCGAGCCGGTCAGCCTGATCTTGGTGGGGGGCCGCAAAGCAGAGAGGACCCTGAAGTGCCTGGCTGTACGCCTGGCTGAAGCCTTCTCCTCGTCCCTCAATGGATCTGTGCTTCAGGTGGACGGCAGCAGTCTGGCCAACATGGACCACGACAAG GTTAAGCTAGATCTGGACAACCAGCTGAAAGAAGCCTTTATGGGCGACAAGCCGGCTGCCGTCATCCACCGCCTGGAAGAGCTGCCGCCGAGCTCCACGCTCATCTTCTACCGCTACTGCGACCACGAGAACGCTGCCTACAAGGATCCTTTCCTGGCCTTCACCATGCTCCTGCCTCAGGACGCCGTGGATCCAGGGTTCAGCATGAGTCAAGTGGAAGACATGGCACACAGCCACCTCCACCAAAAGTACCTGACCTCAGATCAGCCGGACACTTTTGACAGAATGGACGTGGACAAGCTGAGTGGGCTGTGGAGCCGCATATCCCATCTTATACTGCCTGTGAATATGGAGGAGCACATGGAGAAAGGTGGCTGTGACAGGAAGTGA
- the LOC125301236 gene encoding torsin-1A-interacting protein 2-like isoform X3 — protein sequence MQDSSHSNEGLDGKALETNEQKTSVGGKDGESTEDGSLDLSSSIAVKSTPSDSNGDSTAEDLRHSGKVEVNEAGDAAIGIGGGVEKAGGVEKAGGVEKAGGVEKAGGVEKAGGVEKAGGVEQDTAGAGGAAATADAGDQEEHATEGGKHADTAVHNDATWLTSLLKTVDAETVCEDAEEPLSVPAGPETEAGGDTAIEPTDENIAAADAAPEAGDAAIGIGGGVEKAGGVEKAGGVEKAGGVEKAGGVEKAGGVEKAGGVEKAGGVEQDTAGAGGAAATADAGDQEEHATEGGKHADTAVHNDATWLTSLLKTVDAETVCEDAEEPLSVPAGPETEAGGDTAIDENIAAADAAREGGTEATAVDAGAEADAAIQSEDASDKIKIKTETPPAGAVPTAGCDTGMKTSLKGDAELRKKTQAKVQERTQTTQTTEVEETDQRALPETKSTLHVPVGLAIGAVFIAIAVAALCYRPAAESRKPTLNRVEVFQEEMVKVEQSFRNQRSELWRRSRIHLQRHLNSTKPSEPVSLILVGGRKAERTLKCLAVRLAEAFSSSLNGSVLQVDGSSLANMDHDKVKLDLDNQLKEAFMGDKPAAVIHRLEELPPSSTLIFYRYCDHENAAYKDPFLAFTMLLPQDAVDPGFSMSQVEDMAHSHLHQKYLTSDQPDTFDRMDVDKLSGLWSRISHLILPVNMEEHMEKGGCDRK from the exons ATGCAGGACTCCAGTCACTCTAATGAAG GCCTGGATGGAAAGGCACTGGAGACCAATGAGCAGAAGACAAGTGTAGgaggaaaagatggagagagcacTGAAGATGGATCATTAGATCTTTCATCCTCCATTGCAGTgaaatcaacaccatcag ACTCAAATGGGGATTCAACAGCAGAGGACCTGAGACATTCGGGCAAAGTTGAAGTAAATGAGGCAGGAGATGCAGCAATTGGAATAGGAGGAGGAGTTGAGAAAGCTGGAGGAGTTGAGAAAGCTGGAGGAGTTGAGAAAGCTGGAGGAGTTGAGAAAGCTGGAGGAGTTGAGAAAGCTGGAGGAGTTGAGAAAGCTGGAGGAGTTGAGCAAGACACAGCAGGAGCCGGAGGGGCTGCTGCAACAGCAGACGCAGGAGATCAAGAAGAACATGCAACAGAAGGTGGAAAGCATGCAGACACAGCTGTGCACAACGATG CCACATGGCTGACTTCTCTCCTGAAAACAGTAGATGCAGAAACTGTGTGTGAAGATGCAGAAGAGCCACTTTCAGTGCCTGCTGGACCAGAAACAGAAGCTGGAGGCGACACTGCCATAG AACCAACAGATGAAAACATTGCAGCAGCAGATGCAGCGCCTGAGGCAGGAGATGCAGCAATTGGAATAGGAGGAGGAGTTGAGAAAGCTGGAGGAGTTGAGAAAGCTGGAGGAGTTGAGAAAGCTGGAGGAGTTGAGAAAGCTGGAGGAGTTGAGAAAGCTGGAGGAGTTGAGAAAGCTGGAGGAGTTGAGAAAGCTGGAGGAGTTGAGCAAGACACAGCAGGAGCCGGAGGGGCTGCTGCAACAGCAGACGCAGGAGATCAAGAAGAACATGCAACAGAAGGTGGAAAGCATGCAGACACAGCTGTGCACAACGATG CCACATGGCTGACTTCTCTCCTGAAAACAGTAGATGCAGAAACTGTGTGTGAAGATGCAGAAGAGCCACTTTCAGTGCCTGCTGGACCAGAAACAGAAGCAGGAGGCGACACTGCCATAG ATGAAAACATTGCAGCTGCAGATGCAGCACGCGAAGGAGGGACAGAGGCCACAGCTGTGGATGCTGGAGCAGAAG CAGATGCAGCAATTCAAAGTGAAGATGCAtcagacaaaataaaaataaaaacagagacCCCTCCTGCAGGAGCAGTACCAACAGCAGGATGTGACACTGGTATGAAGACAAGCCTAAAAG GTGATGCCGAACTGAGAAAAAAAACCCAGGCTAAGGTGCAGGAAagaacacagacaacacaaacaacagaaGTGGAAGAGACCGATCAGAGAGCTCTTCCAGAAACAAAATCAACACTACACG TACCGGTGGGGCTGGCTATAGGAGCCGTGTTCATAGCGATCGCTGTGGCGGCACTGTGTTACCGGCCTGCTGCTGAGTCAAGAAAGCCAACCCTGAACAGAGTGGAAGTGTTCCAGGAGGAGATGGTGAAGGTTGAGCAGAGCTTCCGCAATCAGCGGTCAGAGCTTTGGCGGCGCAGCCGCATACACCTCCAGCGCCACCTGAATTCCACCAAGCCCAGCGAGCCGGTCAGCCTGATCTTGGTGGGGGGCCGCAAAGCAGAGAGGACCCTGAAGTGCCTGGCTGTACGCCTGGCTGAAGCCTTCTCCTCGTCCCTCAATGGATCTGTGCTTCAGGTGGACGGCAGCAGTCTGGCCAACATGGACCACGACAAG GTTAAGCTAGATCTGGACAACCAGCTGAAAGAAGCCTTTATGGGCGACAAGCCGGCTGCCGTCATCCACCGCCTGGAAGAGCTGCCGCCGAGCTCCACGCTCATCTTCTACCGCTACTGCGACCACGAGAACGCTGCCTACAAGGATCCTTTCCTGGCCTTCACCATGCTCCTGCCTCAGGACGCCGTGGATCCAGGGTTCAGCATGAGTCAAGTGGAAGACATGGCACACAGCCACCTCCACCAAAAGTACCTGACCTCAGATCAGCCGGACACTTTTGACAGAATGGACGTGGACAAGCTGAGTGGGCTGTGGAGCCGCATATCCCATCTTATACTGCCTGTGAATATGGAGGAGCACATGGAGAAAGGTGGCTGTGACAGGAAGTGA
- the LOC125301236 gene encoding torsin-1A-interacting protein 2-like isoform X9, with the protein MQDSSHSNEGLDGKALETNEQKTSVGGKDGESTEDGSLDLSSSIAVKSTPSDSNGDSTAEDLRHSGKVEVNEAGDAAIGIGGGVEKAGGVEKAGGVEKAGGVEKAGGVEKAGGVEKAGGVEQDTAGAGGAAATADAGDQEEHATEGGKHADTAVHNDDAETVCEDAEEPLSVPAGPETEAGGDTAIEPTDENIAAADAAPEAGDAAIGIGGGVEKAGGVEKAGGVEKAGGVEKAGGVEKAGGVEKAGGVEKAGGVEQDTAGAGGAAATADAGDQEEHATEGGKHADTAVHNDATWLTSLLKTVDAETVCEDAEEPLSVPAGPETEAGGDTAIEPTDENIAAADAAREGGTEATAVDAGAEADAAIQSEDASDKIKIKTETPPAGAVPTAGCDTGMKTSLKGDAELRKKTQAKVQERTQTTQTTEVEETDQRALPETKSTLHVPVGLAIGAVFIAIAVAALCYRPAAESRKPTLNRVEVFQEEMVKVEQSFRNQRSELWRRSRIHLQRHLNSTKPSEPVSLILVGGRKAERTLKCLAVRLAEAFSSSLNGSVLQVDGSSLANMDHDKVKLDLDNQLKEAFMGDKPAAVIHRLEELPPSSTLIFYRYCDHENAAYKDPFLAFTMLLPQDAVDPGFSMSQVEDMAHSHLHQKYLTSDQPDTFDRMDVDKLSGLWSRISHLILPVNMEEHMEKGGCDRK; encoded by the exons ATGCAGGACTCCAGTCACTCTAATGAAG GCCTGGATGGAAAGGCACTGGAGACCAATGAGCAGAAGACAAGTGTAGgaggaaaagatggagagagcacTGAAGATGGATCATTAGATCTTTCATCCTCCATTGCAGTgaaatcaacaccatcag ACTCAAATGGGGATTCAACAGCAGAGGACCTGAGACATTCGGGCAAAGTTGAAGTAAATGAGGCAGGAGATGCAGCAATTGGAATAGGAGGAGGAGTTGAGAAAGCTGGAGGAGTTGAGAAAGCTGGAGGAGTTGAGAAAGCTGGAGGAGTTGAGAAAGCTGGAGGAGTTGAGAAAGCTGGAGGAGTTGAGAAAGCTGGAGGAGTTGAGCAAGACACAGCAGGAGCCGGAGGGGCTGCTGCAACAGCAGACGCAGGAGATCAAGAAGAACATGCAACAGAAGGTGGAAAGCATGCAGACACAGCTGTGCACAACGATG ATGCAGAAACTGTGTGTGAAGATGCAGAAGAGCCACTTTCAGTGCCTGCTGGACCAGAAACAGAAGCTGGAGGCGACACTGCCATAG AACCAACAGATGAAAACATTGCAGCAGCAGATGCAGCGCCTGAGGCAGGAGATGCAGCAATTGGAATAGGAGGAGGAGTTGAGAAAGCTGGAGGAGTTGAGAAAGCTGGAGGAGTTGAGAAAGCTGGAGGAGTTGAGAAAGCTGGAGGAGTTGAGAAAGCTGGAGGAGTTGAGAAAGCTGGAGGAGTTGAGAAAGCTGGAGGAGTTGAGCAAGACACAGCAGGAGCCGGAGGGGCTGCTGCAACAGCAGACGCAGGAGATCAAGAAGAACATGCAACAGAAGGTGGAAAGCATGCAGACACAGCTGTGCACAACGATG CCACATGGCTGACTTCTCTCCTGAAAACAGTAGATGCAGAAACTGTGTGTGAAGATGCAGAAGAGCCACTTTCAGTGCCTGCTGGACCAGAAACAGAAGCAGGAGGCGACACTGCCATAG AACCAACAGATGAAAACATTGCAGCTGCAGATGCAGCACGCGAAGGAGGGACAGAGGCCACAGCTGTGGATGCTGGAGCAGAAG CAGATGCAGCAATTCAAAGTGAAGATGCAtcagacaaaataaaaataaaaacagagacCCCTCCTGCAGGAGCAGTACCAACAGCAGGATGTGACACTGGTATGAAGACAAGCCTAAAAG GTGATGCCGAACTGAGAAAAAAAACCCAGGCTAAGGTGCAGGAAagaacacagacaacacaaacaacagaaGTGGAAGAGACCGATCAGAGAGCTCTTCCAGAAACAAAATCAACACTACACG TACCGGTGGGGCTGGCTATAGGAGCCGTGTTCATAGCGATCGCTGTGGCGGCACTGTGTTACCGGCCTGCTGCTGAGTCAAGAAAGCCAACCCTGAACAGAGTGGAAGTGTTCCAGGAGGAGATGGTGAAGGTTGAGCAGAGCTTCCGCAATCAGCGGTCAGAGCTTTGGCGGCGCAGCCGCATACACCTCCAGCGCCACCTGAATTCCACCAAGCCCAGCGAGCCGGTCAGCCTGATCTTGGTGGGGGGCCGCAAAGCAGAGAGGACCCTGAAGTGCCTGGCTGTACGCCTGGCTGAAGCCTTCTCCTCGTCCCTCAATGGATCTGTGCTTCAGGTGGACGGCAGCAGTCTGGCCAACATGGACCACGACAAG GTTAAGCTAGATCTGGACAACCAGCTGAAAGAAGCCTTTATGGGCGACAAGCCGGCTGCCGTCATCCACCGCCTGGAAGAGCTGCCGCCGAGCTCCACGCTCATCTTCTACCGCTACTGCGACCACGAGAACGCTGCCTACAAGGATCCTTTCCTGGCCTTCACCATGCTCCTGCCTCAGGACGCCGTGGATCCAGGGTTCAGCATGAGTCAAGTGGAAGACATGGCACACAGCCACCTCCACCAAAAGTACCTGACCTCAGATCAGCCGGACACTTTTGACAGAATGGACGTGGACAAGCTGAGTGGGCTGTGGAGCCGCATATCCCATCTTATACTGCCTGTGAATATGGAGGAGCACATGGAGAAAGGTGGCTGTGACAGGAAGTGA
- the LOC125301236 gene encoding torsin-1A-interacting protein 2-like isoform X12, translating into MQDSSHSNEGLDGKALETNEQKTSVGGKDGESTEDGSLDLSSSIAVKSTPSDSNGDSTAEDLRHSGKVEVNEAGDAAIGIGGGVEKAGGVEKAGGVEKAGGVEQDTAGAGGAAATADAGDQEEHATEGGKHADTAVHNDATWLTSLLKTVDAETVCEDAEEPLSVPAGPETEAGGDTAIEPTDENIAAADAAPEAGDAAIGIGGGVEKAGGVEKAGGVEKAGGVEKAGGVEKAGGVEKAGGVEKAGGVEQDTAGAGGAAATADAGDQEEHATEGGKHADTAVHNDATWLTSLLKTVDAETVCEDAEEPLSVPAGPETEAGGDTAIEPTDENIAAADAAREGGTEATAVDAGAEADAAIQSEDASDKIKIKTETPPAGAVPTAGCDTGMKTSLKGDAELRKKTQAKVQERTQTTQTTEVEETDQRALPETKSTLHVPVGLAIGAVFIAIAVAALCYRPAAESRKPTLNRVEVFQEEMVKVEQSFRNQRSELWRRSRIHLQRHLNSTKPSEPVSLILVGGRKAERTLKCLAVRLAEAFSSSLNGSVLQVDGSSLANMDHDKVKLDLDNQLKEAFMGDKPAAVIHRLEELPPSSTLIFYRYCDHENAAYKDPFLAFTMLLPQDAVDPGFSMSQVEDMAHSHLHQKYLTSDQPDTFDRMDVDKLSGLWSRISHLILPVNMEEHMEKGGCDRK; encoded by the exons ATGCAGGACTCCAGTCACTCTAATGAAG GCCTGGATGGAAAGGCACTGGAGACCAATGAGCAGAAGACAAGTGTAGgaggaaaagatggagagagcacTGAAGATGGATCATTAGATCTTTCATCCTCCATTGCAGTgaaatcaacaccatcag ACTCAAATGGGGATTCAACAGCAGAGGACCTGAGACATTCGGGCAAAGTTGAAGTAAATGAGGCAGGAGATGCAGCAATTGGAATAGGAGGAG GAGTTGAGAAAGCTGGAGGAGTTGAGAAAGCTGGAGGAGTTGAGAAAGCTGGAGGAGTTGAGCAAGACACAGCAGGAGCCGGAGGGGCTGCTGCAACAGCAGACGCAGGAGATCAAGAAGAACATGCAACAGAAGGTGGAAAGCATGCAGACACAGCTGTGCACAACGATG CCACATGGCTGACTTCTCTCCTGAAAACAGTAGATGCAGAAACTGTGTGTGAAGATGCAGAAGAGCCACTTTCAGTGCCTGCTGGACCAGAAACAGAAGCTGGAGGCGACACTGCCATAG AACCAACAGATGAAAACATTGCAGCAGCAGATGCAGCGCCTGAGGCAGGAGATGCAGCAATTGGAATAGGAGGAGGAGTTGAGAAAGCTGGAGGAGTTGAGAAAGCTGGAGGAGTTGAGAAAGCTGGAGGAGTTGAGAAAGCTGGAGGAGTTGAGAAAGCTGGAGGAGTTGAGAAAGCTGGAGGAGTTGAGAAAGCTGGAGGAGTTGAGCAAGACACAGCAGGAGCCGGAGGGGCTGCTGCAACAGCAGACGCAGGAGATCAAGAAGAACATGCAACAGAAGGTGGAAAGCATGCAGACACAGCTGTGCACAACGATG CCACATGGCTGACTTCTCTCCTGAAAACAGTAGATGCAGAAACTGTGTGTGAAGATGCAGAAGAGCCACTTTCAGTGCCTGCTGGACCAGAAACAGAAGCAGGAGGCGACACTGCCATAG AACCAACAGATGAAAACATTGCAGCTGCAGATGCAGCACGCGAAGGAGGGACAGAGGCCACAGCTGTGGATGCTGGAGCAGAAG CAGATGCAGCAATTCAAAGTGAAGATGCAtcagacaaaataaaaataaaaacagagacCCCTCCTGCAGGAGCAGTACCAACAGCAGGATGTGACACTGGTATGAAGACAAGCCTAAAAG GTGATGCCGAACTGAGAAAAAAAACCCAGGCTAAGGTGCAGGAAagaacacagacaacacaaacaacagaaGTGGAAGAGACCGATCAGAGAGCTCTTCCAGAAACAAAATCAACACTACACG TACCGGTGGGGCTGGCTATAGGAGCCGTGTTCATAGCGATCGCTGTGGCGGCACTGTGTTACCGGCCTGCTGCTGAGTCAAGAAAGCCAACCCTGAACAGAGTGGAAGTGTTCCAGGAGGAGATGGTGAAGGTTGAGCAGAGCTTCCGCAATCAGCGGTCAGAGCTTTGGCGGCGCAGCCGCATACACCTCCAGCGCCACCTGAATTCCACCAAGCCCAGCGAGCCGGTCAGCCTGATCTTGGTGGGGGGCCGCAAAGCAGAGAGGACCCTGAAGTGCCTGGCTGTACGCCTGGCTGAAGCCTTCTCCTCGTCCCTCAATGGATCTGTGCTTCAGGTGGACGGCAGCAGTCTGGCCAACATGGACCACGACAAG GTTAAGCTAGATCTGGACAACCAGCTGAAAGAAGCCTTTATGGGCGACAAGCCGGCTGCCGTCATCCACCGCCTGGAAGAGCTGCCGCCGAGCTCCACGCTCATCTTCTACCGCTACTGCGACCACGAGAACGCTGCCTACAAGGATCCTTTCCTGGCCTTCACCATGCTCCTGCCTCAGGACGCCGTGGATCCAGGGTTCAGCATGAGTCAAGTGGAAGACATGGCACACAGCCACCTCCACCAAAAGTACCTGACCTCAGATCAGCCGGACACTTTTGACAGAATGGACGTGGACAAGCTGAGTGGGCTGTGGAGCCGCATATCCCATCTTATACTGCCTGTGAATATGGAGGAGCACATGGAGAAAGGTGGCTGTGACAGGAAGTGA
- the LOC125301236 gene encoding torsin-1A-interacting protein 2-like isoform X2, whose translation MQDSSHSNEGLDGKALETNEQKTSVGGKDGESTEDGSLDLSSSIAVKSTPSDSNGDSTAEDLRHSGKVEVNEAGDAAIGIGGGVEKAGGVEKAGGVEKAGGVEKAGGVEKAGGVEKAGGVEQDTAGAGGAAATADAGDQEEHATEGGKHADTAVHNDATWLTSLLKTVDAETVCEDAEEPLSVPAGPETEAGGDTAIEPTDENIAAADAAPEAGDAAIGIGGGVEKAGGVEKAGGVEKAGGVEKAGGVEKAGGVEKAGGVEKAGGVEQDTAGAGGAAATADAGDQEEHATEGGKHADTAVHNDATWLTSLLKTVDAETVCEDAEEPLSVPAGPETEAGGDTAIEPTDENIAAADAAREGGTEATAVDAGAEDAAIQSEDASDKIKIKTETPPAGAVPTAGCDTGMKTSLKGDAELRKKTQAKVQERTQTTQTTEVEETDQRALPETKSTLHVPVGLAIGAVFIAIAVAALCYRPAAESRKPTLNRVEVFQEEMVKVEQSFRNQRSELWRRSRIHLQRHLNSTKPSEPVSLILVGGRKAERTLKCLAVRLAEAFSSSLNGSVLQVDGSSLANMDHDKVKLDLDNQLKEAFMGDKPAAVIHRLEELPPSSTLIFYRYCDHENAAYKDPFLAFTMLLPQDAVDPGFSMSQVEDMAHSHLHQKYLTSDQPDTFDRMDVDKLSGLWSRISHLILPVNMEEHMEKGGCDRK comes from the exons ATGCAGGACTCCAGTCACTCTAATGAAG GCCTGGATGGAAAGGCACTGGAGACCAATGAGCAGAAGACAAGTGTAGgaggaaaagatggagagagcacTGAAGATGGATCATTAGATCTTTCATCCTCCATTGCAGTgaaatcaacaccatcag ACTCAAATGGGGATTCAACAGCAGAGGACCTGAGACATTCGGGCAAAGTTGAAGTAAATGAGGCAGGAGATGCAGCAATTGGAATAGGAGGAGGAGTTGAGAAAGCTGGAGGAGTTGAGAAAGCTGGAGGAGTTGAGAAAGCTGGAGGAGTTGAGAAAGCTGGAGGAGTTGAGAAAGCTGGAGGAGTTGAGAAAGCTGGAGGAGTTGAGCAAGACACAGCAGGAGCCGGAGGGGCTGCTGCAACAGCAGACGCAGGAGATCAAGAAGAACATGCAACAGAAGGTGGAAAGCATGCAGACACAGCTGTGCACAACGATG CCACATGGCTGACTTCTCTCCTGAAAACAGTAGATGCAGAAACTGTGTGTGAAGATGCAGAAGAGCCACTTTCAGTGCCTGCTGGACCAGAAACAGAAGCTGGAGGCGACACTGCCATAG AACCAACAGATGAAAACATTGCAGCAGCAGATGCAGCGCCTGAGGCAGGAGATGCAGCAATTGGAATAGGAGGAGGAGTTGAGAAAGCTGGAGGAGTTGAGAAAGCTGGAGGAGTTGAGAAAGCTGGAGGAGTTGAGAAAGCTGGAGGAGTTGAGAAAGCTGGAGGAGTTGAGAAAGCTGGAGGAGTTGAGAAAGCTGGAGGAGTTGAGCAAGACACAGCAGGAGCCGGAGGGGCTGCTGCAACAGCAGACGCAGGAGATCAAGAAGAACATGCAACAGAAGGTGGAAAGCATGCAGACACAGCTGTGCACAACGATG CCACATGGCTGACTTCTCTCCTGAAAACAGTAGATGCAGAAACTGTGTGTGAAGATGCAGAAGAGCCACTTTCAGTGCCTGCTGGACCAGAAACAGAAGCAGGAGGCGACACTGCCATAG AACCAACAGATGAAAACATTGCAGCTGCAGATGCAGCACGCGAAGGAGGGACAGAGGCCACAGCTGTGGATGCTGGAGCAGAAG ATGCAGCAATTCAAAGTGAAGATGCAtcagacaaaataaaaataaaaacagagacCCCTCCTGCAGGAGCAGTACCAACAGCAGGATGTGACACTGGTATGAAGACAAGCCTAAAAG GTGATGCCGAACTGAGAAAAAAAACCCAGGCTAAGGTGCAGGAAagaacacagacaacacaaacaacagaaGTGGAAGAGACCGATCAGAGAGCTCTTCCAGAAACAAAATCAACACTACACG TACCGGTGGGGCTGGCTATAGGAGCCGTGTTCATAGCGATCGCTGTGGCGGCACTGTGTTACCGGCCTGCTGCTGAGTCAAGAAAGCCAACCCTGAACAGAGTGGAAGTGTTCCAGGAGGAGATGGTGAAGGTTGAGCAGAGCTTCCGCAATCAGCGGTCAGAGCTTTGGCGGCGCAGCCGCATACACCTCCAGCGCCACCTGAATTCCACCAAGCCCAGCGAGCCGGTCAGCCTGATCTTGGTGGGGGGCCGCAAAGCAGAGAGGACCCTGAAGTGCCTGGCTGTACGCCTGGCTGAAGCCTTCTCCTCGTCCCTCAATGGATCTGTGCTTCAGGTGGACGGCAGCAGTCTGGCCAACATGGACCACGACAAG GTTAAGCTAGATCTGGACAACCAGCTGAAAGAAGCCTTTATGGGCGACAAGCCGGCTGCCGTCATCCACCGCCTGGAAGAGCTGCCGCCGAGCTCCACGCTCATCTTCTACCGCTACTGCGACCACGAGAACGCTGCCTACAAGGATCCTTTCCTGGCCTTCACCATGCTCCTGCCTCAGGACGCCGTGGATCCAGGGTTCAGCATGAGTCAAGTGGAAGACATGGCACACAGCCACCTCCACCAAAAGTACCTGACCTCAGATCAGCCGGACACTTTTGACAGAATGGACGTGGACAAGCTGAGTGGGCTGTGGAGCCGCATATCCCATCTTATACTGCCTGTGAATATGGAGGAGCACATGGAGAAAGGTGGCTGTGACAGGAAGTGA